One region of Camelus bactrianus isolate YW-2024 breed Bactrian camel chromosome 20, ASM4877302v1, whole genome shotgun sequence genomic DNA includes:
- the MUC21 gene encoding mucin-21 — translation MQKRNIALMYWLLLHLLLLEYGVTSTDAGTPANPGSNTTSSEHTIANTGFTATSDGTSTTSNTKSSTTSGETSTPANTGSSVTSGGSSTPVNTGSSMTPSSYSITSNSGSSMTPRNSTTTSNIGSSVTPGGTGTSVNTASSTTSGGANNVSSTGSGTTSGEISTPANTGSSMTSSETSITSSGTSTAFNTGSSATIGGSGTPSPNGTPTTSNRISTSASTPVNDVKPSGSLKPWEIFLITLVSVVVVVGFFVGLFFCVRNSLSLRNVFDTAVYRPHGPNLGPGPGGNHRVHHSPRRTPNWY, via the exons atgcagaaaagaaacattgcccTTATGTATTGGTTACTATTACATCTCCTACTTTTAGAATATG GCGTAACCTCCACTGATGCTGGCACACCTGCCAACCCTGGATCCAACACAACTTCCAGTGAGCACACCATAGCCAACACTGGATTCACTGCAACTTCTGATGGGACCAGCACAACCTCCAATACTAAATCCAGCACAACCTCTGGAGAGACCAGCACACCTGCCAACACTGGATCCAGCGTGACCTCTGGAGGGTCCAGCACACCTGTCAACACTGGATCCAGCATGACCCCTAGTAGTTACAGCATAACCTCTAATTCCGGATCCAGCATGACCCCCAGAAATTCCACTACAACCTCCAACATTGGATCCAGTGTGACCCCTGGAGGGACTGGCACATCTGTCAACACTGCATCTAGCACAACCTCTGGTGGGGCCAATAACGTCTCCAGCACTGGGTCCGGCACAACTTCTGGTGAGATCAGCACACCTGCCAATACTGGTTCCAGTATGACCTCCAGTGAGACCAGCATAACCTCCAGTGGGACCAGCACAGCCTTCAACACTGGATCCAGTGCAACCATAGGAGGCTCTGGTACACCTTCTCCAAATGGAACACCCACAACTTCCAATAGAATTAGCACAAGTGCTAGTACTCCAGTGAATGACGTGAAGCCCAGTGGGTCCCTGAAGCCATGGGAAATCTTCCTCATCACTCTGGTCTCAGTTGTAGTGGTCGTGGGATTCTTTGTTGGGCTCTTCTTCTGTGTG agaAACTCCTTGTCCCTGAGAAATGTCTTTGATACAGCTGTCTACCGCCCCCATGGTCCCAACCTTGGCCCGGGCCCTGGAGGGAATCACAGAGTCCACCATAGCCCTAGGCGGACCCCTAACTGGTACTGA